Proteins from a single region of Salipiger sp. H15:
- a CDS encoding holin family protein yields MGMITALVSALSGPGGTLVRDTAEVFRENAEAASARDASLREAALAQFAQEFARPAPSPFDRVIDGLNRLPRPAMAFGTLGLLTSAMVDPAWFAARMEGLSLVPEPLWWLLGAVVSFYFGARHQAKGQSFRREIVAGLAAASKPDSARAAPLEPDGNAALDEWRAQRDPGSATNS; encoded by the coding sequence ATGGGCATGATCACTGCGCTCGTCTCGGCGCTCTCCGGTCCCGGCGGCACTCTCGTCCGCGACACGGCCGAGGTCTTCCGCGAGAATGCCGAGGCCGCCTCGGCCCGCGACGCGAGCCTGCGCGAGGCGGCGCTGGCGCAGTTCGCGCAGGAATTCGCCCGCCCCGCACCGTCGCCTTTCGACCGGGTGATCGACGGGCTCAACCGCCTGCCGCGCCCCGCCATGGCCTTCGGCACGCTGGGTCTGCTGACCAGCGCGATGGTCGATCCGGCCTGGTTCGCGGCGCGGATGGAGGGGCTTTCGCTGGTGCCCGAGCCGCTCTGGTGGCTGCTGGGGGCGGTGGTCAGCTTCTATTTCGGCGCGCGCCACCAGGCCAAGGGCCAGTCCTTCCGGCGCGAGATCGTCGCGGGACTCGCTGCCGCGTCGAAGCCCGACTCCGCCCGCGCCGCGCCGCTCGAGCCCGATGGCAATGCCGCGCTCGACGAATGGCGGGCGCAGCGGGATCCCGGCTCCGCGACCAATTCCTAG
- a CDS encoding DUF882 domain-containing protein, which yields MTDKTASGISRRGLIGAFAATFVTAAPTYASAAGFLRGAGDVRRLRMYSARTGETLNMIYWIEGEYIPDALKEISYFMRDWRTNDVKNIDARTIDIMTAAHNLMDVSEPYMLISGYRSPKTNAMLRARSSGVAKNSRHLVGEAADLRLNSRSVNQMARAAASCNAGGVGRYTSSNFVHMDCGPVRSWGS from the coding sequence ATGACAGACAAAACAGCTAGCGGCATCTCGCGGCGGGGCCTCATTGGCGCGTTCGCGGCAACCTTCGTCACGGCAGCACCGACTTACGCAAGCGCGGCGGGATTCCTCCGCGGCGCAGGCGACGTGCGCAGACTGCGCATGTACTCGGCCCGCACCGGCGAGACGCTCAACATGATCTACTGGATCGAAGGGGAATACATCCCCGATGCGCTGAAGGAGATTTCCTACTTCATGCGCGACTGGCGCACCAATGATGTCAAGAACATCGACGCGCGCACCATCGACATCATGACGGCAGCCCACAACCTCATGGACGTGAGCGAGCCCTACATGCTGATCTCGGGCTACCGCAGCCCCAAGACCAACGCGATGCTCCGGGCCCGGTCCTCGGGGGTTGCCAAGAACTCGCGTCACCTCGTCGGCGAGGCGGCGGACCTGCGTCTCAACTCGCGCTCGGTGAACCAGATGGCCCGCGCAGCGGCCTCCTGCAACGCCGGCGGCGTCGGGCGCTACACCAGCTCGAACTTCGTGCACATGGATTGCGGTCCGGTGCGCAGCTGGGGCAGCTGA